A DNA window from Anastrepha ludens isolate Willacy chromosome 6, idAnaLude1.1, whole genome shotgun sequence contains the following coding sequences:
- the LOC128867367 gene encoding probable serine/threonine-protein kinase MARK-A isoform X1, with amino-acid sequence MFNLRSQLDKIIISAMDRFVWFVLLVVMSHLVTEFTRVTGYARGNRHDVVLINDTTLQPKTVSNMIFYPGEEYGVYEQQMSQYSNFYPINNNNKYSSNNNYNNYNSNPNMQPISASNGESAANSFPFSFRPLIDSIFEIPISTLRAVNNLVARLTGSYQHQVPSMTAGVLKSTNANESPDALEAYRSLQAAPSAAAAATTATNTPPPTSFNSHPATTQNDDKTSNLDNKDGNRVIRLQRRSLLREVNA; translated from the exons ATCATCATCAGTGCAATGGATCGTTTCGTGTGGTTCGTACTGCTCGTCGTGATGTCGCATTTGGTGACCGAATTCACACGCGTCACTGGCTATGCGCGCGGTAATCGGCACGATGTTGTTCTTATAAATGAT ACAACCTTACAGCCGAAGACAGTATCGAATATGATTTTTTATCCGGGAGAAGAGTACGGAGTTTATGAGCAACAAATGTCGCAATACAGCAACTTCTATCcgatcaataataataacaaatacagCAGtaataacaactacaacaactatAACAGCAATCCGAATATGCAGCCGATCTCAGCATCAAATGGCGAATCAGCCGCGAATAGCTTCCCCTTTAGTTTTCGGCCACTAATTGATAGCATCTTCGAG ATTCCCATATCAACATTGCGTGCTGTCAACAATTTAGTGGCGCGTCTAACCGGCAGCTATCAACACCAGGTGCCATCAATGACCGCGGGCGTGCTTAAGTCCACAAATGCCAATGAGAGTCCGGACGCATTGGAGGCCTACCGTTCCCTACAAGCAGCACCATCTGCGGCAGCAGCGGCCACAACAGCCACAAACACACCGCCGCCAACGTCTTTCAATTCGCACCCAGCGACAACACAAAATGATGATAAGACTAGTAATTTAGACAATAAAGACGGCAACAGGGTGATCAGGTTGCAGCGGAGGTCGTTACTGCGAGAGGTGAACGCGTAG
- the LOC128867367 gene encoding probable serine/threonine-protein kinase MARK-A isoform X2, whose translation MAASSITNEIIISAMDRFVWFVLLVVMSHLVTEFTRVTGYARGNRHDVVLINDTTLQPKTVSNMIFYPGEEYGVYEQQMSQYSNFYPINNNNKYSSNNNYNNYNSNPNMQPISASNGESAANSFPFSFRPLIDSIFEIPISTLRAVNNLVARLTGSYQHQVPSMTAGVLKSTNANESPDALEAYRSLQAAPSAAAAATTATNTPPPTSFNSHPATTQNDDKTSNLDNKDGNRVIRLQRRSLLREVNA comes from the exons ATCATCATCAGTGCAATGGATCGTTTCGTGTGGTTCGTACTGCTCGTCGTGATGTCGCATTTGGTGACCGAATTCACACGCGTCACTGGCTATGCGCGCGGTAATCGGCACGATGTTGTTCTTATAAATGAT ACAACCTTACAGCCGAAGACAGTATCGAATATGATTTTTTATCCGGGAGAAGAGTACGGAGTTTATGAGCAACAAATGTCGCAATACAGCAACTTCTATCcgatcaataataataacaaatacagCAGtaataacaactacaacaactatAACAGCAATCCGAATATGCAGCCGATCTCAGCATCAAATGGCGAATCAGCCGCGAATAGCTTCCCCTTTAGTTTTCGGCCACTAATTGATAGCATCTTCGAG ATTCCCATATCAACATTGCGTGCTGTCAACAATTTAGTGGCGCGTCTAACCGGCAGCTATCAACACCAGGTGCCATCAATGACCGCGGGCGTGCTTAAGTCCACAAATGCCAATGAGAGTCCGGACGCATTGGAGGCCTACCGTTCCCTACAAGCAGCACCATCTGCGGCAGCAGCGGCCACAACAGCCACAAACACACCGCCGCCAACGTCTTTCAATTCGCACCCAGCGACAACACAAAATGATGATAAGACTAGTAATTTAGACAATAAAGACGGCAACAGGGTGATCAGGTTGCAGCGGAGGTCGTTACTGCGAGAGGTGAACGCGTAG